Below is a genomic region from Streptomyces sp. NBC_00461.
TTGTCGGCGTCCGGGTAGTCCGGCACCCAGCCCTTCACGTACACGCCGTACCTGCCCTTGGCGATGTCCTTCTCGTACTGGTCGAAGGCGACGGACTTCACGTCGGCCTCGAAGAGACCGCTGGCGTTGAGCTGCTTCGCTATCGCCTTGAGTTCCTGGTCGGTGGCCGGGCCATAGCGGGACGGGGTGGACCAAAGGGTCAGTTTCACCTTGCCGGTGATGCCCGTGTCCTTCAGGGCGGCGGCGGCCTTGGCCGGGGAGGGGCTGGCGCCGTAGGTGTCGAAGAAGGCCGTGTTGTGGCCCGCGATGCCGGCCGGGATGATCGAGTAGAGCGGGGTGGCGGTGCCCTCGTAGACGTCCTTGATGAGGGCGTCGCGGTCGATGAGGTAGGCGATGGCCTTGCGTACGCCGATTTTTCCGGCGACCGGGTCGTGCATGTTGAAGACCAGGTGCTGGACCTCGGCGCTGCTGCCCTCGACGACCTCGGCCTTCGAGCTGTTGTCGGCGTTCTGGATGTCGGCGATGTCGCCCGCGCTGAGGCCTCGGTAGGCGATGTCGATCTTGTTGTCCAGCAGGTCCTTCTTCAGGGCCGACTGGTCTCCGTGGAAGAACTTCAGCGTGACGCCGGAGTTCTTCACCTTCGCGGTGCCCTTGTAGCCGTCGTTGACGGAGAAGACGGCCTTGTCGTCGCCGAACGAGTCCAGCTTGTACGGGCCCGAGCCGACCGCCTCGCCGTCCTTGCGCAGCCCGCCGGCGTCGTACTGCTTGTGGTCGACGATGGAGCCGGCGCCGGAGGCGATCTTGCTGGGGAAGGTGGCGTCGGGCACCTTCAGGCGGAAGACGACCGTCTTCTCGTCCGGCGCCTCCACCTTGTCCAGCATGGGGAACATGATCGCCGGGCCGGCGGGGTCGTTGATCTTGAGCGTGCGGTCGAAGGAGAACTTGACGTCCTCGGAGGTGAGCGCGTCACCGTTGCTGAACTGGAGGCCGTCCTTCAGCGTGCACTTGTAGACCGTGGTCGACGTGTCCGTGAAGCCGCACGACTTGGCCGCCTCCGGCTCGGGCTCCGTGCCTCCGTTGGGGAAGCTGAGCAGCGACTGGAAGACGTTGTTGAACAACAGCCAGGAGCCGGGGTCGTAGCCGGAGGCGGGGTCGGTGGCCAGGACGTCGTCCGACATTCCCATGACCACTGAGGAACCGGTCCCCCCGGAATCGCCGCTGCCCGTTCCGCAGCCGGTCAAAAGGCCGGAGGCCAGCCCTGCCACTACGGGCAGGACCGGCCACTGGTTGCGCATATTCACTGCAATGCCTTCTCATCGGGATCGGGACCCCCGGGGCCGCCGTCCCCGGGCCCCGAACGCGAGACAGATCAGCCGCTCACTCCACGGCCGAGCTCCCACAACTGAAGGGTCGAGGAGGAGTTGAGAGCATAGGCGGTCCCCGTGACGTCGTCGCGGGCGGCGACGTACTGCTTGCCCTGCCACAGCGGGAGGATCGGGACGTCGTCGGCGACGATGTCCTGGATCTGGTTGAGGTTGGAGGCGGCCGCGATGCGGTCGGCCTCACGGCGGGACGCCGGGATCAGACTGTTGATGATCTTGCTGTTCCGGTACGGCAGCTTGAGGAAGTTGTCCTTGTCGAGGAACGGCGCGAGGAAGTTGTCCGGGTCCGGGAAGTCCGGGAACCAGCCCATGCCCCAGACGTCGTACTGCCCCTTGCGCTCGGCCGGGACGAACTTCGACCAGGGCGTGCCCTGGATGCTGACGTCGAACAGGCCGCTGCTGTTGAGCTGCTTCTGAAGGATCTCGAATTCCTTCTTGGTGGCCGAGCCGTAGTGGTCGGTCGTGTAGTGCAGCGTCAGCTTGACCGGGCTGGTGATGTTGGCACCCGCCAGCAGTGCCTTGGCCTTGGCGGTGCTCGGGTCGGCGTACTTGTTGAAGAACGAGTTGGAGTGGCCGGTGATGCTCGCCGGGACGAGCGAGTACAGCGGCTCGGCCTGGGTGCCGTACACCTTGGAGACCAGCTCGCCTCGGTTGATCAGCTGGGCCATCGCCTGGCGGACGGCCCTCGTCTTCACGCTCGGGGCGTTGGTGTTGAAGGCGAGGTAGCGGATCTCGAGGCCGGCCAGCTCGACCAGGTCGACGTTCGGGTTCGAGTCGGCGGACAGCTTCTGGATCTGTTCGGGCGTCATGGTGCGGGTCATGACGTCGATGTCACCCTTGTCGAGCGCGGTGCCCATCTTGTCGGCGTCCGCGTACGAGATCATGTCGACCTTGGAGTTGTTCACCTTCAGAGTCCCCTGGTAGTTGGGGTTCTTGGTGAAGGTGGCCTTGACGATCGCGTCGTCCTTGACCTCGGTCGAGAGGGTGTACGGGCCGGAGCCGTCGACATCGAAGCCGTCGCGCAGCTTGTTCTTCTCGTAGTCGTCGGGGTTGACGATGCCCGCGACCGGAGTCGACAGCTTGTACGGGAACGTGGCGTCCGCGGTCTTGAGGTGGAAGATGACTTCGTTGTCACCCTGCGTCTCGACGGTGTCGATGGTGGACAGCAGGGCGAACACGTCGGAGTCGGCCTTGATGGCGCGGGCGCGGTCGATGGAGTACTTCACGTCGGCCGCGGTGATCTTGTCGCCGTTGGAGAACTTCAGGCCGTCCCGCAGCTTGCAGGCGTAGCGCTCGTCTCCCGAGTCGGTGAAGCCGCAGCTCTGCGCGGCCTCGGGCACGGGGTCCCCCTCGCCCTTCGGCTGGATCATCAGGGTCTGCACGGTCTGGCGCAGGATGTTCCAGGTGCCGACGTCGTACGCGTACGCCGGATCGAGCGGCGCCGGTGCGTCCTTGGTGGCGGTGAAGGCGTCGGTGGTACCGACGGTGATCGCGTCCCCGCCGCTGCTGCCACTGTCGGAACCCCCACACGCGGCGAGCACGGGTGCGAGCAGGCCGACCACGGCCGGCAGCACCAAAGTCTTGCGGTTCATGCTCGTGATTCTCCAGAGCTGTTCAGGTCCGTGTACCCGGCATGCAGGGGTGTCGCAGCGGATCACGGGGGTAGAGGCGATGGTTCCCGCACGAGATTAGTCCGCACCTGCACGGCGCTTCGAAGTCACCGGACTCGGGGCCCCATCACGCAGTGAAACCGGCTGCGGACAGACCGAAAACCCGACCGGAGAAGGATTAGTGCAGCGTTCCATGAATCGGGACACAAGGGCACGCCGACGCACCCCTCAAGCGGGCGATCAGCACATCGCGCGCGACCTGTCCAGGCCCGGGCGAGTGGGGAACCTCACATTCCCAACGGCGGGGACCGGTACCGGAATTCGGCCATCCGCCGTGATTCGAATTCCCTCGCACACCGGCTCTGGAATTCAAGTCCTATCGGCGCTGCACGCTGGGTGAACGCTCAGCGCATTTCCGTCATCAGGCGGCGATCAGTCCGCGCAGGAATGCCAGGTCGACGTCTTCGAGTGAGGTGACGACGGTGCGCCGGACGGCGGGGGCGATGGGGGCCACCGAGGGGACCGCGACCACGTGGCAGCCGGCGGCCTCGGCCGCGGCGACGCCGGTCGCGGTGTCCTCGATGACCGCGCATCTGGTCGGATCCACGCCGAGTCCTGCGGCGGCGAACAGGTAGGGGTCGGGGTGCGGCTTGGTCCGCGGCACCTCGTCGCCGGCGACCGACAGGGCGAAGTGGTGGGCTCCGAGCGAGCCGATCACCCGGTCGATGATGCGCCGGTGCGAGGCGGAGACCAGGGCGGTGGGGATCTCGTACTCGAAGAGCTCCGCGAGCAGTCTGGCGGCGCCCGGCATCAGGGGCAGGGCCCGGTCGATGCGGTCCTCGAAACCCTGGTTGAGCAGGACCGTGAGCTCCGCCATGGCGATGTCGGCGCCGGTGGCCTCGATGAGGAACCCCGCGCTGCGGGTCATGGGGCCGCCGACCACGACATGGCGCCACGACTCGTCGAGGACGTGGCCGAGGCCCGCGAAGATCTCGACTTCGACGTCCCACCAGAAGCCCTCGGTGTCCACCAGGGTTCCGTCCATGTCGAGGAGCACGGCCTGCAGCACTGAGCCTTCGGCCGTACGGGTTCCGAGCGCGGGGACCGTACTGGTCATCCTGGCGCACCTCCTTGGGGACGACCAGGCCGGTTCCCGCTGGGGGAACCGGCCTGCAGTGGACCGACCAGTGTACGTCTCCCGCGACGGAAGTGCCTCGTTTGACCGAAGCAGGTCCCGGGCACTCCGTGAATACCGCCGGGAGGCGCCATGACGTGCGCCGATGTGTCCCCGAATGTGTCCTCGCGCGTGTCCGGGGCCGGCCTTTGTCAGCGGGCGTTGAAGTACTTCGCCTCCGGGTGGTGGATCACGATCGCGTCCGTGGACTGCTCGGGGTGCAGCTGGAACTCCTCGGAGAGGTGGACGCCGATGCGCTCCGGCTGGAGCAGGTCGGCGATCTTGGCGCGGTCCTCCAGGTTCGGACAGGCTCCGTAGCCGAGGGAGAAGCGGGCGCCCCGGTACTTCAGGGCGAACATGTCCTCCATCTGGCTCGGGTCCTCACCGGCGAAGCCGAGCTCCGACCGCACGCGCGCGTGCCAGTACTCGGCGAGCGCCTCGGCCAACTGCACCGACAGACCGTGCAGTTCGAGGTAGTCGCGGTAGGCGTTCGCCTCGAACATCCGCGCCGTCTCCTCGCCGATCCGCGAGCCGACGGTGACGACCTGGAGGCCGACGACGTCGGTCTCCCCCGTCTCCTGAGGGCGGAAGAAGTCCGCGAGGCACAGCCGGCGGCCGCGGCGCTGGCGCGGGAAGGTGAAGCGGGTGCGTTCGTTGCCGTGCTCGTCCAGGATGATCAGGTCGTCGTCCTTGGAGACGCACGGGAAGTAGCCGTAGACAACGGCCGCTTCCAGCAGGTTGTCGGTCTGCAGCCGGTCCAGCAGGCCGCGCAGCCGGGGCCGGCCGTCGGTCTCGACGAGTTCCTCGTACGTCGGCCCCTCGCCGGTACGGGCCTGCTTGAGGCCCCACTGGCCCTTGAACAGCGCGCCCTCGTCCAGCCAGCTCGCGTACTCCTTGAGCTGGATGCCCTTGATGACACGGGTGTCCCAGAAGGGCGGGGTGGGGATGGGGTTGTCGGTGGCGACGTCCGAGCGGACGTGGCCCTCCTCCGGGCGTTCCTCCACCTCGACGGCCGAAGTCGCCCGCACCCGGCGCTGCTTGAGCTCGGGCAGCTTGGCTCCGGGCACGCCCCGCTTGACTCCGATCAGCGCGTCCATCAGGCGCAGGCCCTCGAACGCGTCGCGGGCGTAGCGGACTTCGCCCTCGTAGATCTCGTGCAGGTCCTGCTCGACGTACGCGCGGGTGAGGGCCGCGCCGCCGAGGATGACCGGGAAGTCCGCCGCGAGGCCGCGCTGGTTGAGCTCCTCCAGGTTCTCCTTCATGATCACCGTGGACTTGACCAGGAGCCCGGACATGCCGATGACGTCGGCCCGGTGCTCCTCGGCAGCGTCGAGGATCGCGGAGACCGGCTGCTTGATGCCGAGGTTGACGACGTTGTAGCCGTTGTTGGACAGGATGATGTCGACGAGGTTCTTGCCGATGTCGTGGACGTCCCCGCGCACGGTGGCGAGGACGATGGTGCCCTTGCCCTCGTCGTCGGACTTCTCCATGTGCGGTTCGAGGTGGGCCACCGCGGTCTTCATGACCTCGGCGGACTGGAGCACGAACGGCAGCTGCATCTGGCCGGAGCCGAACAGCTCGCCGACGACCTTCATGCCGTCCAGCAGCGTCTCGTTGACGATGTCGAGGGCGGGGCGGGTGGTCAGCGCCTCGTCGAGGTCGGCCTCCAGACCGTTCTTCTCGCCGTCGATGATGCGGCGCTTGAGGCGCTCCTCCAGCGGGAGGGCGGCCAGTTCCTCGGCCTTCCCCGCCTTCAGCGACTTGGCGGTGGCGCCCTCGAACAGCGCCATCAGCTTCTGGAGGGGGTCGTAGGCTGGTTTGTCGCCTTGCTGGGCGGAGCGACGGTCGTGGATCAGGTCGAGAGCCGTCTGCACCTCCTCCTCGCTGAACCGGGCGATCGGCAGGATCTTCGACGCGTGGACGATCGCCGAGTCGAGGCCCGCCTTGACGCACTCGTCCAGGAAGACGGAGTTGAGCAGGATGCGGGCGGCCGGGTTGAGGCCGAAGGAGATGTTCGACAGGCCCAGCGTGGTCTGTACGTCCGGGTGGCGCCGCTTGAGTTCGCGGATCGCCTCGATGGTGGCGATGCCGTCCTTGCGGGACTCCTCCTGGCCGGTACAGATGGTGAAGGTCAGGGTGTCGATGAGGATGTCCGACTCGTGGATGCCCCAGTTGCCGGTCAGGTCGTCGATGAGCCGTTCGGCGATCTCGACCTTCTTCTCGGGAGTGCGGGCCTGTCCCACCTCGTCGATGGTCAGGGCGATCAGCGCGGCACCGTGCTCCTGCGCGAGCTTGGTGACCTTCGCGAAGCGGGACTCCGGGCCGTCGCCGTCCTCGTAGTTGACGGAGTTGATGACCGCGCGGCCGCCCAGTTTCTCCAGCCCCGCCCGGAGCACCTCCACTTCGGTGGAGTCCAGCACGATCGGCAGGGTGGAGGCGGTGGCGAAGCGGCCGGCCAGCTCCTCCATGTCGGCGACGCCGTCGCGGCCGACGTAGTCCACGCAGAGGTCCAGCATGTGGGCGCCCTCGCGGATCTGGTCGCGGGCCATCTCCACGCAGTCGTCCCAGCGGGCCTCCAGCATGGCCTCGCGGAACTTCTTCGAGCCGTTGGCGTTGGTGCGCTCGCCGATGGCCAGGTACGAGGTGTCCTGGCGGAAGGGCACGGTCTGGTAGAGGGAGGCGGCGCCCGGCTCGGGCTGCGGATGCCGCTCGGTCGGGGCGGTGCCTCGGACCCGCTCGACGACCTGGCGCAGATGCTCGGGGGTGGTGCCGCAGCAGCCGCCGATGAGAGAGAGGCCGTACTCGCGTACGAAGGTCTCCTGGGCGTCGGCGAGTTCCGGCGCCGTGAGCGGGTAGTGGGCGCCGTCGCGGCCGAGGACCGGCAGGCCCGCGTTGGGCATGCAGGACAGCTGAACGCGCGAGTGGCGGGCCAGGTAGCGCAGGTGCTCGCTCATCTCGGCCGGTCCGGTGGCGCAGTTCAGCCCGATCATGTCGATGCCGAGCGGTTCCAGCGCGGTGAGCGCGGCGCCGATCTCCGAGCCGAGCAGCATGGTGCCGGTCGTCTCGACCGTCACCGACACGATGAGCGGGACCTCGTACCCGGCCGTCTCCATGGCCCGGCGGGCGGCCAGGACGGAGGCCTTGGTCTGCAGCAGGTCCTGGGTGGTCTCCACCAGCAGCGCGTCGGCGCCGCCGGCGAGCAGGCCCTCGGCGTTCTGCTGGTACGCGTCACGGATGACATCGAAGGTGGTGTGGCCGAGGGTGGGCAGCTTGGTGCCGGGGCCCATCGAGCCCAGCACCCAGCGCTGGCGGCCGTCGCGCGCGGCGAACTCGTCCGCCGTCTCGCGGGCGATGCGGGCACCGGCCTCGGACAGTTCGGCGACGCGCTCGGGAATGTCGTATTCACCCAGGGCGGTGAGGTTCGCGCCGAAGGTGTTGGTCTCCACGCAGTCGACGCCCGCGTCGAAGTACTCGGAGTGCACCGAGCGGACGATGTCCGGACGGGTCACGTTGAGGACCTCGTTGCAGCCCTCCAACTGCTGGAAGTCGTCCAGTGTGGGGTCCTGCGCCTGCAGCATGGTGCCCATCGCTCCGTCGGCGACCACCACTCGGGTGGCCAGCGCCTCACGGAGCGCGGACGCACGGGTCCGGCTGTCGGCGGAAGGGGTCAGTGGCGACGAGGCCATTTAAGGGGCTCCCTTGGGTGCGACGGCTGTCGGCTTTGCACCCCTCCGTGGATCTCCCGCGGCGGGCGCACTTCGCCAGGGTAACCGGGTCCGCGCCGGGATGGTCAGGGCGTCCACGGGGCGGACCCGGGTGACGGGCAGGTCACTCAGGGGATACGAGTGACACAACGGATCGCGACGGATGACGACCAACCATTAGCGGGAGGTCGACATCGACCGGTAGTGTTCGACATTGCCGAACAGCGGCAGCGGCGTCGCACGTCGACGGTCGAAGGGGACGGAGGCAGCACGGCGATGGCACGGAACATCCAGTCGCTCGAACGGGCGGCCGCGATGCTGCGGCTGCTCGCGGGCGGCGAGCGACGGCTCGGCCTCTCGGACATCGCCTCGTCACTGGGCCTCGCCAAGGGCACCGCCCACGGGATCCTGCGCACCCTCCAGCAGGAGGGGTTCGTCGAGCAGGACGACGCCTCCGGGCGCTATCAGCTGGGCGCCGAACTGCTGCGCCTGGGCACCACCTACCTCGACGTGCACGAGCTGCGGGCGCGGGCCCTGGTATGGACGGACGACCTGGCCAGGTCGAGCGGGGAGAGCGTGTATCTCGGCGTCCTGCACCAGCAGGGTGTGCTGATCGTGCACCACGTCTTCCGGCCCGACGACAGCCGTCAGGTGCTGGAGATCGGGGCCATGCAGCCCCTGCACTCCACGGCCCTGGGCAAGGTCCTGTCGGCCTACGACCCGGTCGCGCACAGCGAGGCCGTCGAGGCCGACCGCAAGCCCTTCACCGACAGGACCGTGTGCGGGCTGGAGGACTTCGAGCACATCCTCGACATGTCGCGCGCGCGTGGTTACGCGGCCGACGTCGAGGAGACCTGGGAGGGCGTCGCGTCCGTCGCCGCGCCCATCCACGACCGGCGGCGGATGCCGGTGGGCGCGGTGGGCATCACCGGCGCCGTGGAGCGGCTGTGCCGGGACGGCGAGCTGCAGCCCGAGCTGATCGCCGCGGTGCGGGACTGTGCCCGTGCGGTGTCGCGGGATCTGGGTGCCGGGCGGTTCTGAGAGGCGTGGACGGAGGCCGGAACGCCGAACGGCGTTCCGGCCTCCGTCGTACCTGGACGCAGCACGGCGAACCGTCCAGTTGGTACGCACCGTGCTTGTTACGCCGCCGTACGCAGCTGACCTGCAAGATCGACAGCTCACGGCTTTCAGTAACGATCGCGCTTTCGACTACAGGGCTCTTGACTCGCATGCGAAGCCGGAGCAAGACTCCCGTCCATCGGTCGGCATTGTCGAACACCTACCGGCAATACGCGCTAGAGTGTGACAACGCCAAGGGCCGGCATCGCTCTCACCCCCGAGGGCAGCTCGAACTCCCGGAGGGACCCGGGGTTCGGTCCCCTGGACGAAGGACAAAGGAGTCGCGGGTGTCCAGCTCCGACATCTTCATCGGCGAGACCATCGGTACCGCCATACTCATCCTGCTCGGCGGCGGCGTCTGCGCCGCCGTGACGCTGAAGGCCTCCAAGGCCCGTAACGCCGGCTGGCTGGCCATCACCTTCGGGTGGGGCTTCGCGGTACTGACGGCGGTCTACACGTCGGCGCCGCTCTCCGGCGCCCACCTGAACCCGGCCGTGACGCTCGCACTCGCGATCAAGAACGGCGACTGGAGCAACGTCCCGGTGTACTGGGCCGGACAGCTCCTCGGCGCCGCGATCGGCGCGAGCCTGGTCTGGGTCGCCTACTACGGGCAGTTCCACGCGCACCTCACCGACAAGGAGATCGTCGGCGGTCCGGGTGCGCAGGCCACGAAGGTCAAGGCCGTCGAGGCCCAGGAGGCGGGCGCAGGCCCGGTGCTGGGCATCTTCTCCACCGGCCCGGAGATCCGTGTCGTGTGGCAGAACCTCGCCACGGAGATCATCGGCACCATCGTGCTGGTGCTCGCCGTCCTCACGCAGGGCCTGAACGACAGCGGCAAGGGCCTCGGCACGCTGGGTGCCCTGATCACCGCACTCGTGGTCGTCTCGATCGGTCTGTCCCTCGGCGGCCCGACCGGCTACGCGATCAACCCGGCCCGTGACCTCGGCCCGCGCATCGTGCACGCCCTGCTCCCCCTGCCCAACAAGGGCAGGTCCGACTGGAGCTACGCCTGGATCCCGGTGGTCGGTCCGCTGATCGGCGGCGCCATCGCTGCAGGCATCTACAACGTCGCTTTTGCTTAAGAGCACTGGGCTTCACCGCACTTAACCAGCACCGCGCCGTACAGACAGCCCCACATCCACGGAACTCCAGGAGCACACAGTGACCGACGCGCACACCGCCGGCCCCTTCATCGCCGCTATCGACCAGGGCACCACCTCCAGCCGCTGCATCGTCTTCGACCGGGACGGCCGTATCGTCTCCGTCGACCAGAAGGAGCACGAGCAGATCTTCCCGAAGCCGGGCTGGGTCGAGCACAACGCCAACGAGATCTGGACGAACGTCCAGGAGGTCGTCGCCGGAGCCGTCCAGAAGGCCGGCATCACCCGTGACGACATCAAGGCCATCGGCATCACCAACCAGCGTGAGACCACGCTGCTGTGGGACAAGAACACCGGTGAGCCCGTCCACAACGCCATCGTCTGGCAGGACACCCGCACCGACGCCCTGTGCAAGGAACTCGGCCGCAACGTCGGCCAGGACCGCTTCCGCCGCGAGACCGGCCTCCCGCTGGCCTCGTACTTCGCGGGCCCCAAGGCCCGCTGGCTGCTCGACAACGTCGAGGGGCTGCGCGAGCGCGCCGAGGCGGGCGACATCCTCTTCGGCACCATGGACAGCTGGGTCATCTGGAACCTGACGGGCGGTGTCAACGGCGGCCGGCACGTCACCGACGTCACCAACGCCTCCCGCACCATGCTGATGAACCTGCACACCATGGAGTGGGACGACAAGATCGCCGAGTCCATCGGCGTCCCGCTCGCGATGCTCCCGGAGATCCGCTCCTCCGCCGAGGTGTACGGCGAGATCACCGGCGGCAAGCTGGGCGACCTGCTCGGCGGCATCCCCGTCGCCTCCGCGCTCGGCGACCAGCAGGCGGCCCTGTTCGGCCAGACCTGTTTCGCGGAGGGCGAGGCCAAGTCGACGTACGGCACCGGCACCTTCCTGCTGATGAACACCGGCGAGAAGCCCGTCAACTCCTACAACGGCCTGCTGACCACGGTCGGCTACCGCATCGGTGACGAGAAGGCGGTCTACGCCCTGGAGGGCTCGATCGCCGTCACCGGTTCGCTGGTGCAGTGGATGCGCGACCAGATGGGCCTGATCTCCACCGCCGCCGAGATCGAGACCCTCGCGCTCACGGTCGAGGACAACGGCGGCGCCTACTTCGTGCCGGCCTTCTCCGGTCTGTTCGCCCCGTACTGGCGCTCCGACGCCCGCGGTGTGATCGCCGGCCTCACCCGGTACGTCACCAAGGCGCACCTCGCGCGCGCCGTCCTGGAGGCCACGGCCTGGCAGACCCGTGAGATCACCGACGCCATGACGAAGGACTCCGGCGTCGAGCTCGCGGCGATCAAGGTCGACGGCGGTATGACCTCCAACAACCTGCTGATGCAGACGCTCTCGGACTTCGTCGACGCACCCGTGGTGCGCCCGATGGTCGCCGAGACCACCTGCCTCGGTGCCGCTTACGCCGCCGGTCTCGCCGTCGGCTTCTGGACCAGCACCGACGACCTGCGTGCCAACTGGCGCCGGGCCGCCGAGTGGACCCCCAACATGGCCGCGGAGAAGCGCGACCGTGAGTACAAGAGCTGGCTCAAGGCCGTCGAGCGGACCATGGGCTGGCTCGAGGACGACGAGAGCTGACGAGAGCTCCTGACGGCTCTCGCACGCTCTGATGAGGAGTAAGAACCCGAAATGACCAGTCAGTCCACCCTGCAGTCCGTGCCTGCCCTGGGTACGCACCCGGCCTCCGCCTCGAACCCGAGCCGAGCCGAGACCCGGGAACAGCTCTCCAAGGCGTCGTTCGACCTTCTCGTGATCGGCGGCGGCATCCTGGGCATCTCCACCGCCTGGCACGCCGCGCAGTCCGGCCTCAGGGTGGCTCTGGTCGACGCCGGCGACTTCGCCGGCGCCACCTCTTCCGCCTCCTCCAAGCTGCTCCACGGCGGTCTGCGCTACCTGCAGACCGGCGCGGTGAAGCTGGTGGCGGAGAACCACTTCGAGCGCCGTGCGGTGTCTCGTCAGGTGGCCCCCCACCTGGCGAACCCGCTCACGTTCTACCTCCCCGTGTACAAGGGCGGGCCGCACGGCGCTGCGAAGCTCGGGGCGGGCGTCTTCGCCTACTCCGCGCTCTCCGCGTTCGGTGACGGCGTCGGCCACCTCCTCTCCCCCGCCAAGGCGGCGCAGGACGTGCCCGAGCTGCGCACCGACAACCTCAAGGCCGTCGCCGTCTACGGCGACGACCAGATGAACGACGCGCGCATGGCGCTGATGACGGTCCGTGCGGCCGTCGAGTCGGGCGCGGTCGTCCTCAACCACGCCGAGGTGACCGGCCTGAGGTTCACCAAGGGCCGGGTGACCGGTGCCGACCTGCGCGACCGCACCAGTGGCGACGAGTTCGGCGTCAACGCCCGTCTGGTGCTCAACGCGACCGGCCCGTGGGTCGACCACCTGCGCCGCATGGAGGACCCGAACGCCGCCCCGTCGATCCGGCTGTCGAAGGGCGCGCATCTGGTCCTGAAGCGGACGTCCCCGTGGAAGGCCGCGCTCGCGACCCCGATCGACAAGTACCGCATCACCTTCGCCCTCCCCTGGGAGGACATGCTGCTGCTCGGCACGACCGACGAGGAGTTCGAGGGCGACCCGGCGGACGTCGCGGTCACCGAGAAGGACATATCCCAGATCCTGGACGAGGCCGCGTTCTCGGTCCGCGACCAGCAGCTGTCGCGTGACCTCATCACGTACTCCTTCGCGGGTCTGCGCGTGCTGCCGGGCGGCCCCGGCGACACGGCGAAGGCCAAGCGCGAGACCGTGGTGACGGAGGGCCGTGCCGGGATGCTGTCCGTCGCGGGCGGCAAGTGGACGACCTTCCGGCACATCGGCCGTACGGTGATGCAGAAGCTGGAGGCGCTGCCGGGCGCTCCGCTGGGTGACGACTTCGAGCCGATCTCGTCGCTGCCGAAGAAGCTGCCGCTTCCCGGCGTCGCCAACCCGCGCGCGGTCGCCCACCGGCTGCTGGTCGACCACCCCGCGCCGGGTCCGCGCATGGCCGCCGACACCGCCAAGCACCTTGCCACGCACTAC
It encodes:
- a CDS encoding HAD family hydrolase; its protein translation is MTSTVPALGTRTAEGSVLQAVLLDMDGTLVDTEGFWWDVEVEIFAGLGHVLDESWRHVVVGGPMTRSAGFLIEATGADIAMAELTVLLNQGFEDRIDRALPLMPGAARLLAELFEYEIPTALVSASHRRIIDRVIGSLGAHHFALSVAGDEVPRTKPHPDPYLFAAAGLGVDPTRCAVIEDTATGVAAAEAAGCHVVAVPSVAPIAPAVRRTVVTSLEDVDLAFLRGLIAA
- a CDS encoding ABC transporter substrate-binding protein is translated as MNRKTLVLPAVVGLLAPVLAACGGSDSGSSGGDAITVGTTDAFTATKDAPAPLDPAYAYDVGTWNILRQTVQTLMIQPKGEGDPVPEAAQSCGFTDSGDERYACKLRDGLKFSNGDKITAADVKYSIDRARAIKADSDVFALLSTIDTVETQGDNEVIFHLKTADATFPYKLSTPVAGIVNPDDYEKNKLRDGFDVDGSGPYTLSTEVKDDAIVKATFTKNPNYQGTLKVNNSKVDMISYADADKMGTALDKGDIDVMTRTMTPEQIQKLSADSNPNVDLVELAGLEIRYLAFNTNAPSVKTRAVRQAMAQLINRGELVSKVYGTQAEPLYSLVPASITGHSNSFFNKYADPSTAKAKALLAGANITSPVKLTLHYTTDHYGSATKKEFEILQKQLNSSGLFDVSIQGTPWSKFVPAERKGQYDVWGMGWFPDFPDPDNFLAPFLDKDNFLKLPYRNSKIINSLIPASRREADRIAAASNLNQIQDIVADDVPILPLWQGKQYVAARDDVTGTAYALNSSSTLQLWELGRGVSG
- a CDS encoding ABC transporter substrate-binding protein, giving the protein MNMRNQWPVLPVVAGLASGLLTGCGTGSGDSGGTGSSVVMGMSDDVLATDPASGYDPGSWLLFNNVFQSLLSFPNGGTEPEPEAAKSCGFTDTSTTVYKCTLKDGLQFSNGDALTSEDVKFSFDRTLKINDPAGPAIMFPMLDKVEAPDEKTVVFRLKVPDATFPSKIASGAGSIVDHKQYDAGGLRKDGEAVGSGPYKLDSFGDDKAVFSVNDGYKGTAKVKNSGVTLKFFHGDQSALKKDLLDNKIDIAYRGLSAGDIADIQNADNSSKAEVVEGSSAEVQHLVFNMHDPVAGKIGVRKAIAYLIDRDALIKDVYEGTATPLYSIIPAGIAGHNTAFFDTYGASPSPAKAAAALKDTGITGKVKLTLWSTPSRYGPATDQELKAIAKQLNASGLFEADVKSVAFDQYEKDIAKGRYGVYVKGWVPDYPDADNFTAPFFGHGNVLSNNFSNNTITGTLIPRTAAEIDRAATDNDYGRLQDIVADQLPVLPVWQAKQYAVTRENVYGLEYCLDASTVFRFWELSKD
- the metH gene encoding methionine synthase, with protein sequence MASSPLTPSADSRTRASALREALATRVVVADGAMGTMLQAQDPTLDDFQQLEGCNEVLNVTRPDIVRSVHSEYFDAGVDCVETNTFGANLTALGEYDIPERVAELSEAGARIARETADEFAARDGRQRWVLGSMGPGTKLPTLGHTTFDVIRDAYQQNAEGLLAGGADALLVETTQDLLQTKASVLAARRAMETAGYEVPLIVSVTVETTGTMLLGSEIGAALTALEPLGIDMIGLNCATGPAEMSEHLRYLARHSRVQLSCMPNAGLPVLGRDGAHYPLTAPELADAQETFVREYGLSLIGGCCGTTPEHLRQVVERVRGTAPTERHPQPEPGAASLYQTVPFRQDTSYLAIGERTNANGSKKFREAMLEARWDDCVEMARDQIREGAHMLDLCVDYVGRDGVADMEELAGRFATASTLPIVLDSTEVEVLRAGLEKLGGRAVINSVNYEDGDGPESRFAKVTKLAQEHGAALIALTIDEVGQARTPEKKVEIAERLIDDLTGNWGIHESDILIDTLTFTICTGQEESRKDGIATIEAIRELKRRHPDVQTTLGLSNISFGLNPAARILLNSVFLDECVKAGLDSAIVHASKILPIARFSEEEVQTALDLIHDRRSAQQGDKPAYDPLQKLMALFEGATAKSLKAGKAEELAALPLEERLKRRIIDGEKNGLEADLDEALTTRPALDIVNETLLDGMKVVGELFGSGQMQLPFVLQSAEVMKTAVAHLEPHMEKSDDEGKGTIVLATVRGDVHDIGKNLVDIILSNNGYNVVNLGIKQPVSAILDAAEEHRADVIGMSGLLVKSTVIMKENLEELNQRGLAADFPVILGGAALTRAYVEQDLHEIYEGEVRYARDAFEGLRLMDALIGVKRGVPGAKLPELKQRRVRATSAVEVEERPEEGHVRSDVATDNPIPTPPFWDTRVIKGIQLKEYASWLDEGALFKGQWGLKQARTGEGPTYEELVETDGRPRLRGLLDRLQTDNLLEAAVVYGYFPCVSKDDDLIILDEHGNERTRFTFPRQRRGRRLCLADFFRPQETGETDVVGLQVVTVGSRIGEETARMFEANAYRDYLELHGLSVQLAEALAEYWHARVRSELGFAGEDPSQMEDMFALKYRGARFSLGYGACPNLEDRAKIADLLQPERIGVHLSEEFQLHPEQSTDAIVIHHPEAKYFNAR
- a CDS encoding IclR family transcriptional regulator — its product is MARNIQSLERAAAMLRLLAGGERRLGLSDIASSLGLAKGTAHGILRTLQQEGFVEQDDASGRYQLGAELLRLGTTYLDVHELRARALVWTDDLARSSGESVYLGVLHQQGVLIVHHVFRPDDSRQVLEIGAMQPLHSTALGKVLSAYDPVAHSEAVEADRKPFTDRTVCGLEDFEHILDMSRARGYAADVEETWEGVASVAAPIHDRRRMPVGAVGITGAVERLCRDGELQPELIAAVRDCARAVSRDLGAGRF